A window of Strix aluco isolate bStrAlu1 chromosome 2, bStrAlu1.hap1, whole genome shotgun sequence contains these coding sequences:
- the TXNDC9 gene encoding thioredoxin domain-containing protein 9, whose amino-acid sequence MAADTSVEILQKVLENEILQTTKVVEEHLDAELQKLDQMDEDELECLKQRRLEALKKAQQQKQEWLSKGHGEYREIPSERDFFQEVKESKNVVCHFYRDTTFRCQIMDRHLTVLAKKHVETKFLKLNAEKSPFLCERLRIKVIPTLALVKDGKTQDYVVGFTDLGNTDDFTTETLEWRLGCADIINYSGNLMDPPFQSQKKFGTSFTKLDKKTIRGKKYDSDSDDD is encoded by the exons ATGGCTGCTGATACCTCTGTTGAAATACTTCAAAAAGTTCTGGAGAATGAAATACTTCAGACTACTAAGGTTGTGGAAGAACATCTGGATGCTGAACTGCAGAAGCTGGATCAAATGGATGAAGATGAATTGGAATGTCTTAAACAAAGGAGGCTTGAGGCACTAAAAAAGgcccagcagcagaaacaa GAATGGCTTTCAAAAGGACATGGAGAATACAGAGAAATCCCAAGTGAGAGAGACTTTTTCCAAGAAGTCAAAGAAAGTAAAAACGTCGTTTGCCATTTCTATAGAGATACAACTTTCAG gTGTCAAATAATGGACAGACATTTGACTGTATTGGCAAAAAAGCATGTTGAGACAAAATTCTTGaaattaaatgctgaaaaatCTCCTTTCTTGTGTGAGAGACTGCGCATCAAAGTAATTCCCACTCTAGCACTAGTAAAAGATGGAAAAACACAAGACTATGTTGTGGGCTTTACTGATCTCGGTAACACTGACGACTTCACTACAGAGACCTTAGAATGGAGATTAGGCTGTGCAGACATAATTAATTACAG TGGAAATTTGATGGACCCACCTTTTCAAAGTCAAAAGAAATTTGGAACAAGCTTTACGAAGTTGGATAAGAAGACcatcagaggaaagaaatatgaTTCAGATTCTGATGATGACTAG